A single window of Hyphomicrobiales bacterium DNA harbors:
- a CDS encoding conserved hypothetical protein (Evidence 4 : Unknown function but conserved in other organisms), with translation MTPEDRLAALGITLPAAPKPVANYVPCRIVGDMLYLSGQGPRQPGGGYSVGRLGKDATIEQGYQDARTSGLLLLAVAKDALGDLSRVKAVVKLLGMVNAEPDFADHPKVINGCSDLFVEVFGEAGRHARSAVGMGSLPNRMTVEVEAILQIEAPAG, from the coding sequence ATGACACCGGAAGACAGACTGGCCGCCTTGGGGATCACGCTTCCCGCAGCGCCCAAACCCGTTGCGAACTATGTGCCCTGTCGCATCGTCGGAGACATGCTGTATCTCTCCGGCCAGGGGCCGCGCCAGCCGGGAGGCGGCTACAGCGTCGGCCGTCTCGGCAAGGACGCGACCATTGAGCAAGGCTATCAGGATGCTCGCACCTCCGGGCTGCTGCTGCTGGCGGTCGCAAAGGACGCGCTGGGTGATCTCTCCCGCGTCAAAGCGGTCGTCAAGTTGCTCGGCATGGTCAATGCCGAACCCGATTTCGCCGACCATCCCAAGGTCATCAACGGCTGTTCGGACCTGTTCGTCGAGGTGTTCGGCGAGGCTGGCCGCCATGCCCGCTCGGCCGTCGGCATGGGCTCGCTGCCCAACCGCATGACGGTCGAAGTCGAGGCCATCCTGCAGATCGAGGCGCCAGCCGGCTGA
- a CDS encoding Xre family transcriptional regulator translates to MAKENPQIGARIQRLRRQARTSQAELAEILGISASYLNLIEHNRRRITVPLLMKIAGHFRVEPGELVENDETRLTGDLMEIFGDDLFAESALTNQDIRDFALSNPSVGRAVVRLFDQYRQLKTNSGLGTGAPAEAGHHVATDAVSDFIQLNANHFPTLEAAAERVRADIDQMSENLEHGLRSYLFNVFGLNWRLAALPPGIMQRVDTAGREMLTAEALPPETSLFAVAHHLGLLAATLDIERLIGESELPADAPVLARNALASYFAAALIMPYEPFLKACQETRYDIERIGRRFRVSFEQVCHRMTTLQRPGQAGIPLHLVRTDIAGNISKRFSLSGIHIPRHAGACPRWNVYGAFLQQGQINVQISQMPEGQRYFCIARTQTKSGPQYNAPRRHFSIGLGCHISQATQMIYSDGVDLNNPALAVPIGVGCRICPRFDCEQRAHPPADHRFTSDGREGERSESIYVRPNAQWGR, encoded by the coding sequence ATGGCCAAAGAGAATCCGCAGATCGGGGCCCGTATCCAGCGGCTGCGCCGGCAGGCCAGAACGTCACAGGCGGAGCTTGCCGAGATCCTGGGCATCTCGGCGAGCTATCTCAATCTCATCGAGCATAACCGCCGCCGCATCACTGTGCCCCTTCTGATGAAGATCGCCGGTCATTTCCGCGTCGAGCCGGGTGAACTCGTTGAAAACGACGAGACGCGTCTCACCGGCGATCTCATGGAGATCTTCGGCGATGACCTCTTCGCGGAAAGCGCGCTGACGAACCAGGATATCCGCGATTTCGCATTGTCCAATCCGTCCGTCGGGCGGGCCGTCGTGCGTCTGTTCGACCAATACCGCCAGCTCAAGACGAACAGCGGGCTCGGCACGGGCGCGCCCGCCGAGGCAGGCCATCATGTGGCGACCGATGCCGTTTCCGACTTCATCCAGCTCAACGCCAACCATTTCCCGACGCTCGAGGCGGCGGCCGAACGGGTGCGGGCCGACATCGATCAGATGTCGGAAAACCTGGAGCATGGCCTGCGCTCCTATCTGTTCAATGTCTTCGGACTTAATTGGCGTCTGGCCGCCCTGCCGCCCGGCATCATGCAGCGCGTCGACACGGCCGGACGCGAAATGCTGACGGCCGAGGCCTTGCCGCCAGAGACGAGCCTGTTCGCCGTTGCCCATCATCTCGGCCTGCTGGCGGCGACCCTCGATATCGAGAGGCTGATCGGCGAAAGTGAGCTGCCCGCAGACGCGCCGGTGCTGGCGCGCAATGCCCTCGCCAGCTATTTCGCCGCCGCGCTGATCATGCCCTACGAGCCGTTTCTCAAGGCCTGCCAGGAAACGCGCTACGATATCGAACGGATCGGTCGGCGTTTCCGCGTCAGCTTCGAGCAAGTCTGCCACCGCATGACGACCCTCCAGCGCCCCGGCCAGGCCGGCATTCCGCTGCACCTCGTGCGCACCGACATCGCCGGCAATATCTCCAAGCGCTTCTCACTGTCAGGCATCCATATTCCCCGCCACGCCGGGGCCTGCCCGCGCTGGAACGTCTATGGCGCCTTCCTGCAACAGGGGCAGATCAATGTGCAGATCAGCCAGATGCCGGAGGGCCAGCGTTATTTCTGCATTGCCCGCACGCAGACGAAGAGCGGGCCGCAATACAACGCACCCCGACGGCATTTCTCCATCGGCCTTGGCTGCCACATCAGCCAGGCTACCCAGATGATCTATTCGGATGGCGTCGACCTCAACAATCCGGCGCTAGCCGTGCCGATCGGCGTGGGCTGCCGCATCTGCCCGCGGTTCGATTGCGAGCAGCGCGCCCACCCCCCCGCCGACCACCGCTTCACCTCCGATGGTCGCGAGGGCGAGCGCAGCGAAAGCATCTATGTGCGCCCGAACGCACAATGGGGACGGTAG
- a CDS encoding conserved hypothetical protein (Evidence 4 : Unknown function but conserved in other organisms): MSNTPHTLGEEFPDQLEAIHALKVKDAAFAKILEEYDEVNDQVHRAETNIEPVSQEVETTLRKRRLALKDAIASALADAH; the protein is encoded by the coding sequence ATGTCGAATACACCCCATACGCTCGGCGAGGAATTCCCCGATCAGCTTGAGGCCATCCACGCGCTCAAGGTGAAAGATGCAGCCTTCGCGAAGATTCTCGAGGAATATGACGAAGTGAACGACCAGGTGCATCGGGCAGAGACGAATATCGAGCCCGTCAGCCAGGAGGTGGAGACCACCTTGCGCAAGCGGCGCCTTGCGTTGAAGGACGCCATTGCGAGCGCCCTGGCTGACGCGCACTAG
- the silP gene encoding Silver exporting P-type ATPase: protein MHPEIRRAEPGSCPICGMALEPIVAPAETGPSPELRDMARRFWVGLALALPVFVLEMGGHLLPILHHLVPPAVSTWIQFVLATPVVLWAGGPFFVRGWQSLVNRSLNMFTLIAMGTGVAWAYSVVATLAPGLFPAAFRSLDGTVAVYFEAAAVITVLVLLGQVLELRAREQTSGAIKALLDLAPKTARRIEANGREAEVPLDAVVVGDRLRVRPGEKVPVDGFVEDGRSSLDEAMVTGESMPVTKTLGDRVTGGTLNQTGALVIRAEKVGSETMLSRIVQMVADAQRSRAPIQRLADTVSGWFVPLVIAIAVLAFIAWGAWGPEPRLAHGLVAAVAVLIVACPCALGLATPMSIMVGVGKGAGLGVLIKNAEALERMEKVDTLVIDKTGTLTEGKPSVTTIVPADGWTEDEILRLAASVERAAEHPLAAAIVAAAESRAIAIPEVANFDSPTGKGALGTVEGRAVVLGNAAFLADHGIGVEVLAEKADGLRTEGATAIFMGIDAKPAGIFAIADPIKATTPAALEALRKDGIRVVMLTGDNSTTANAVARRLGIDDVEADVLPDAKSAVVEKLKREGRVVAMAGDGVNDAPALAAADVGIAMGSGTDVAIESAGVTLLKGDLTGIVRARHLSQATMANIRQNLFFAFIYNAAGVPIAAGVLYPMFGILLSPVIAAAAMALSSVSVIANALRLRVTDV from the coding sequence ATGCATCCGGAGATCCGGCGCGCGGAGCCGGGTAGCTGCCCGATCTGCGGCATGGCGCTGGAGCCGATCGTCGCCCCGGCCGAGACGGGGCCGAGCCCTGAACTCCGCGATATGGCGCGCCGGTTCTGGGTCGGGCTGGCCCTGGCTCTTCCGGTCTTTGTCCTGGAAATGGGCGGGCATCTCCTGCCCATCCTTCACCACCTGGTACCACCCGCCGTTTCCACCTGGATCCAGTTCGTGCTAGCGACGCCCGTGGTACTCTGGGCCGGCGGGCCGTTTTTCGTGCGGGGTTGGCAATCGCTCGTCAATCGCAGCTTGAACATGTTCACCCTGATCGCCATGGGCACCGGCGTGGCCTGGGCCTACAGTGTGGTGGCAACATTGGCGCCCGGCCTCTTCCCCGCGGCGTTCCGCAGCTTGGATGGCACCGTTGCGGTCTATTTCGAGGCGGCGGCCGTCATCACCGTGCTTGTACTGCTGGGGCAGGTGCTGGAGCTCAGGGCCCGCGAGCAGACGTCCGGCGCCATCAAGGCCTTGCTCGACCTCGCGCCAAAGACGGCGCGGCGTATCGAGGCGAATGGCCGGGAGGCCGAGGTGCCACTCGATGCCGTCGTGGTCGGCGACAGGCTCCGCGTGCGGCCCGGCGAGAAGGTGCCCGTCGACGGTTTCGTCGAGGACGGGCGCTCGTCCCTCGATGAAGCCATGGTAACCGGCGAATCCATGCCGGTGACCAAGACCCTCGGCGACAGGGTGACAGGCGGCACTCTCAATCAGACCGGCGCGCTGGTGATCCGTGCCGAAAAGGTTGGTAGCGAGACGATGCTCTCGCGCATCGTCCAGATGGTCGCCGATGCCCAGCGCTCGCGCGCGCCGATCCAGCGTCTCGCTGACACGGTATCGGGATGGTTCGTGCCGCTCGTCATTGCGATCGCGGTGCTCGCCTTTATTGCTTGGGGCGCATGGGGCCCGGAACCGCGCCTCGCCCATGGGCTGGTGGCGGCTGTCGCGGTGCTGATTGTTGCCTGTCCCTGTGCGCTTGGCCTTGCCACGCCCATGTCCATCATGGTGGGCGTGGGGAAGGGCGCGGGGCTTGGCGTTCTCATCAAGAATGCCGAGGCCCTCGAACGGATGGAGAAGGTCGATACGCTCGTCATCGACAAGACGGGAACGCTGACTGAAGGCAAGCCCTCGGTTACCACGATCGTTCCAGCCGATGGATGGACCGAGGACGAGATCCTGCGCCTGGCGGCCAGCGTCGAGCGTGCGGCCGAGCATCCGCTGGCGGCGGCCATTGTCGCGGCCGCCGAGAGCCGGGCCATCGCCATTCCGGAGGTGGCCAATTTCGATTCACCAACCGGCAAGGGAGCGCTGGGCACCGTCGAGGGCAGGGCTGTCGTGCTCGGCAACGCGGCCTTTCTGGCGGACCATGGTATCGGCGTGGAGGTGCTGGCCGAGAAGGCGGACGGGCTCCGCACAGAAGGGGCCACGGCCATCTTCATGGGCATCGACGCCAAGCCAGCCGGCATCTTTGCGATCGCCGACCCGATCAAGGCAACGACCCCGGCCGCGCTGGAGGCGCTGCGAAAGGACGGTATCCGCGTCGTCATGCTGACCGGCGACAACAGCACGACCGCCAACGCGGTCGCACGCCGCCTTGGGATTGACGACGTCGAGGCCGACGTGCTGCCGGACGCCAAGAGTGCCGTCGTCGAGAAACTCAAGCGCGAGGGCAGGGTCGTCGCCATGGCCGGCGATGGCGTGAACGACGCGCCGGCGCTCGCGGCCGCCGACGTCGGAATTGCGATGGGATCAGGAACCGATGTCGCCATCGAGAGCGCGGGAGTGACACTGTTGAAGGGTGATCTCACCGGCATAGTTCGCGCCCGGCACCTCTCCCAGGCGACGATGGCCAACATCCGCCAGAATCTGTTCTTCGCCTTCATCTACAACGCGGCAGGCGTGCCCATCGCCGCCGGTGTCCTCTATCCGATGTTCGGCATCCTCCTGTCGCCCGTCATCGCGGCGGCGGCGATGGCGCTGTCCTCCGTGAGTGTCATCGCCAATGCGCTGCGCCTGCGCGTCACGGATGTCTGA
- a CDS encoding conserved hypothetical protein (Evidence 4 : Unknown function but conserved in other organisms) has protein sequence MIERKNPPNLAPPVGRYHHLTVIPAGSDILAIAGQVGLDEKGHLPDTVEEQLANAFANVTRILASEGLDHRAVFKINMWLTKPVSRERYVEIWRGFHHDEPPASMFAYVAALISPDYFVEVEAWAARPAKATLPA, from the coding sequence ATGATCGAACGTAAGAACCCGCCGAACCTCGCCCCGCCCGTCGGCCGCTACCATCACCTGACGGTCATCCCGGCGGGCAGCGACATTCTCGCGATCGCGGGACAGGTTGGCCTTGATGAGAAGGGCCATCTCCCGGACACGGTGGAGGAGCAACTCGCCAATGCCTTCGCCAATGTCACGCGGATCCTCGCGAGCGAGGGCCTCGACCATCGCGCCGTTTTCAAGATCAACATGTGGTTGACGAAACCGGTCAGCCGCGAGCGTTATGTCGAGATCTGGCGCGGCTTCCATCACGACGAACCGCCTGCCAGCATGTTCGCCTATGTCGCGGCGCTGATCAGCCCGGACTATTTCGTCGAAGTCGAGGCCTGGGCGGCGCGCCCCGCCAAGGCGACGCTTCCGGCTTGA
- a CDS encoding putative membrane protein (Evidence 3 : Putative function from multiple computational evidences): MFSLSLLWIPATLIAALTQTARNAMQRSLTGVLGTVGATQVRFLYGLPFSLLFLGLVLAVGGESLPHVGRQAVLFTAMGAISQILATALMLVTMKERSFSVTIALLKTEPILVALAGMVILGDIPTTWAAAGIVIATAGVVLLSVKPGSAASWLSGRSVAMGIIAGGLFALSAIGFRGAIIDLPSGSFVVRATTILALSLFLQSAILVVWMLAFNRPQLLATLRAWRVSILAGLTGAFASQFWFIGFSLTSAANVRTLALVEVLFAQAVSHSLMAQDTSRRDIAGMVLIVAGVGLLLLNTH, translated from the coding sequence GTGTTCAGTTTGTCGCTCTTGTGGATTCCCGCAACGCTGATTGCGGCTTTGACCCAGACCGCGCGTAATGCCATGCAGCGCAGCCTCACGGGCGTGCTTGGCACCGTCGGAGCGACGCAGGTCCGTTTCCTCTACGGATTACCGTTCTCGCTTCTCTTCCTCGGCCTCGTTCTCGCCGTCGGCGGTGAAAGCCTGCCCCATGTGGGTCGGCAAGCCGTGCTGTTCACTGCCATGGGGGCCATATCGCAGATCCTCGCCACGGCCTTGATGCTGGTGACGATGAAGGAGCGCTCCTTTTCCGTCACCATCGCCCTGCTCAAGACCGAGCCCATCCTGGTGGCGCTTGCCGGCATGGTCATCCTGGGTGACATTCCGACCACATGGGCGGCGGCCGGCATCGTCATTGCGACGGCCGGGGTTGTCCTGTTGTCGGTGAAGCCGGGATCGGCGGCGAGCTGGCTCAGCGGCCGCTCGGTGGCGATGGGCATCATCGCCGGCGGGCTCTTCGCCCTGTCGGCCATCGGCTTTCGCGGGGCGATCATCGATCTGCCGTCGGGCTCCTTCGTGGTCCGGGCGACGACGATCCTGGCGCTCAGCCTGTTCCTGCAATCAGCGATCCTTGTCGTCTGGATGCTGGCCTTCAACCGGCCGCAGCTCCTCGCGACGCTGCGGGCCTGGCGCGTGTCGATCCTCGCGGGCCTGACCGGGGCCTTCGCGTCGCAATTCTGGTTCATCGGCTTTTCGCTGACGAGCGCCGCCAATGTGCGCACGCTGGCGCTGGTCGAGGTGCTGTTCGCCCAGGCCGTATCCCATAGCCTGATGGCGCAGGACACCAGCCGGCGGGACATCGCCGGCATGGTGCTGATCGTGGCGGGTGTCGGCCTGCTCTTGCTCAACACCCATTGA
- the ilvA gene encoding threonine deaminase, with the protein MVRHCAWTSRGCRDDVWHAGDCMTMLDYIKRILTASVYDVAVETPLDPMPRLSQRLGIKVLLKREDLQPVFSFKLRGAYNKIARLSTDERARGVVCASAGNHAQGVALATARLGMRAVVVMPRTTPGIKVNAVRSHGAEVVLHGDTFDEARVHAEQLEARDGLVFVHPYDDPDVIAGQGTIGVEILHQCAGPLDAIFVPIGGGGLAAGVAAYVKFLRPDVKVIGVEPDDAACMAAAIEAGERVVLQHVGLFADGVAVRQAGAETFRLCRDLLDGVVRVTGDEICAAIKDIFDDTRAIAEPAGAVALAGLKRYCEDNAAFGKVMIAINSGANVNFDRLRHVAERAEIGERSEALLAVTIPEEPGSYRAFIRMLGDRSITEFNYRYAPGADARIFVGVKLSDGDREKQHIIDHLTSKGFPVVDMTDNELAKLHVRHMVGGRVAQLGDEQLYRFQFPERPGALLAFLEGLRPDWNISLFHYRNHGADYGRVLAGVQVRNGGQAAFERYLDTLDCPYWNETDNPAYRLFLDGHTAK; encoded by the coding sequence GTGGTGCGGCATTGCGCGTGGACATCCCGTGGATGTCGCGACGATGTCTGGCACGCGGGCGATTGCATGACCATGCTGGATTATATCAAGCGCATCCTGACCGCTTCCGTCTATGACGTCGCGGTCGAGACCCCACTCGACCCGATGCCGCGTCTGTCGCAGCGGCTTGGTATCAAGGTGCTGCTCAAGCGCGAGGATCTCCAGCCGGTCTTCTCCTTCAAGCTGCGCGGTGCCTATAATAAGATTGCCCGGCTTTCGACCGACGAGCGCGCCCGTGGTGTCGTCTGCGCCTCGGCGGGCAATCATGCCCAGGGCGTCGCGCTGGCGACGGCGCGGCTTGGCATGCGCGCCGTCGTCGTCATGCCGCGCACCACGCCTGGCATCAAGGTCAACGCCGTTCGCAGCCATGGGGCCGAGGTCGTCCTGCATGGCGATACCTTCGACGAGGCGCGCGTCCATGCCGAACAGCTCGAGGCGCGAGACGGCCTCGTTTTCGTCCACCCCTATGACGATCCGGATGTCATTGCCGGCCAGGGCACCATCGGCGTCGAAATTCTGCACCAATGCGCCGGCCCTCTCGACGCCATCTTCGTGCCGATCGGCGGTGGCGGATTGGCTGCGGGCGTCGCGGCTTATGTCAAATTCCTCCGGCCCGACGTGAAGGTCATCGGCGTCGAGCCCGACGATGCCGCCTGCATGGCCGCCGCCATCGAGGCCGGTGAACGCGTCGTGCTGCAGCATGTCGGCCTGTTCGCCGATGGCGTCGCGGTTCGCCAGGCGGGCGCCGAGACCTTCAGACTGTGCCGCGACCTCCTTGATGGCGTCGTCCGTGTGACCGGTGACGAGATCTGCGCGGCGATCAAGGACATCTTCGACGATACGCGGGCCATCGCCGAGCCGGCCGGCGCGGTGGCCCTGGCGGGATTGAAGCGCTATTGCGAGGACAATGCAGCCTTCGGCAAGGTGATGATCGCCATCAACTCAGGCGCCAATGTCAATTTCGACCGTCTGCGCCATGTCGCGGAACGCGCGGAGATCGGCGAGCGCAGCGAAGCGCTGCTCGCGGTCACCATACCGGAAGAACCGGGCAGCTATCGCGCCTTCATCCGCATGCTGGGTGACCGTTCCATCACGGAGTTCAACTATCGTTATGCGCCTGGTGCCGACGCGCGGATCTTCGTCGGCGTGAAACTCTCGGATGGCGACCGGGAAAAGCAGCACATCATCGATCATCTCACCAGCAAGGGCTTCCCGGTGGTCGACATGACCGACAACGAACTCGCCAAGCTCCATGTGCGCCATATGGTTGGCGGCCGCGTCGCGCAGCTGGGTGATGAACAGCTCTATCGCTTCCAGTTTCCGGAGCGGCCCGGCGCCCTGCTCGCCTTCCTGGAAGGCCTGAGGCCGGACTGGAACATATCCCTGTTCCACTACCGCAATCATGGAGCCGACTACGGGCGGGTTCTCGCCGGAGTGCAGGTCCGCAATGGGGGACAAGCGGCCTTCGAGCGCTATCTCGACACGCTCGACTGCCCCTATTGGAACGAGACCGACAATCCGGCCTATCGCCTGTTTCTTGACGGGCATACCGCCAAGTGA
- a CDS encoding conserved hypothetical protein (Evidence 4 : Unknown function but conserved in other organisms), whose amino-acid sequence MHSFLDAKIMARTLRTALGERAISLSHSDCLELVARQFGCANWNVLAAHIAAATPDDAPLTLPQGWQAVRTHGQDKHYRLGLDPAQEGTALIACRHERHSGFVLPGDCFGVLMQSVIAAPYQGRRMRLTAEVRTEDADAGAIWMRVDKQPGSVLRFDNMLERKERGALRGTQAWRICEVVLDVPEDAGSVHFGFLLNRYGKARARDFRLEAVSDHIAPTAGNGRYLPQPTNLDFTEAGRRISS is encoded by the coding sequence ATGCATAGCTTTCTCGATGCCAAGATCATGGCCAGGACGCTGCGTACAGCGCTTGGCGAGCGTGCCATCTCACTATCTCACAGCGATTGTCTCGAACTCGTGGCGCGGCAGTTCGGTTGCGCGAACTGGAATGTGCTTGCCGCGCATATCGCCGCCGCGACGCCCGATGACGCTCCGCTCACCCTGCCGCAGGGATGGCAGGCCGTCCGCACCCATGGCCAGGACAAGCACTATCGATTGGGCCTCGACCCTGCTCAGGAGGGAACGGCCCTGATCGCATGCCGGCATGAGCGCCACAGTGGCTTCGTCCTGCCTGGCGATTGCTTCGGCGTTCTCATGCAGAGCGTCATCGCCGCACCCTATCAAGGCCGCCGCATGCGGCTGACCGCCGAGGTGCGCACGGAGGACGCGGACGCAGGTGCGATCTGGATGCGGGTCGACAAGCAACCTGGGAGCGTCCTGCGCTTCGACAACATGTTGGAGCGCAAGGAGCGGGGGGCCCTACGCGGCACGCAGGCGTGGCGCATTTGCGAGGTCGTCCTCGACGTGCCGGAAGACGCGGGCAGCGTCCACTTCGGCTTCCTGCTGAACCGCTATGGCAAGGCCCGGGCGCGCGACTTCCGCCTGGAGGCGGTGAGTGATCATATCGCGCCGACCGCGGGCAACGGGCGCTATCTGCCGCAGCCGACCAATCTCGACTTTACCGAAGCAGGCCGGCGCATCTCGTCCTGA
- the potA gene encoding Spermidine/putrescine import ATP-binding protein PotA, with protein MAVIARGPCNVSGTVEIVGVTKRFGSHLAVDDISFGIGSGEFFSLLGPSGCGKSTTLRMLSGFEAPDAGAIRIAGQDMTDVPPYRRPTNIVFQRWALFPHMSVEANVAFGLEAEGRPRAEIRNRVGDALALVGLSGFAARKPGQLSGGQMQRVALARALVKRPKVLLLDEPLSALDLKLRHQMQIELKRIQQEIGTTFIFVTHDQGEALAMSDKVAVMNAGRVEQIASPQELYDAPATRFVAGFIGHANLLPVTVQGVVEGAAAGLVRVRLGDLVFAAAAREALSGEAILALRFERVRIGAAGTGAPGQDRPGQDHRGSAQATGVVRQMIFGGSTVQYVVGLDAAPVEITAEQPHGAGAPVFPQGTPVTLTWEPADGRLFKP; from the coding sequence ATGGCGGTGATCGCGAGGGGACCTTGCAACGTGTCAGGAACGGTAGAGATCGTTGGCGTGACGAAGCGCTTCGGGTCGCATCTTGCGGTCGATGACATTTCGTTCGGGATCGGCAGCGGGGAATTTTTCTCGTTGCTGGGGCCGTCGGGCTGCGGCAAGTCGACGACGCTTCGGATGCTGTCGGGTTTCGAGGCGCCGGACGCGGGGGCGATCCGCATCGCCGGGCAGGACATGACCGACGTGCCGCCCTATCGGCGGCCGACCAACATCGTGTTCCAGCGCTGGGCCCTGTTCCCGCATATGAGCGTCGAGGCCAATGTCGCCTTCGGGCTGGAGGCGGAGGGCCGGCCGCGCGCTGAGATCCGCAACCGGGTCGGCGATGCCCTGGCGCTCGTCGGCCTTTCGGGGTTTGCCGCGCGCAAGCCGGGCCAGCTCTCGGGCGGGCAGATGCAGCGCGTGGCGCTGGCGCGCGCGCTGGTGAAGCGACCGAAGGTGCTCTTGCTCGACGAGCCCTTGAGCGCGCTCGACCTCAAGCTGCGCCACCAGATGCAGATCGAGTTGAAGCGCATCCAGCAGGAGATCGGCACGACCTTCATCTTCGTCACCCATGACCAGGGCGAGGCCCTCGCCATGTCGGACAAGGTGGCGGTGATGAATGCCGGGCGGGTGGAGCAGATCGCCTCGCCGCAGGAGCTCTATGACGCGCCGGCGACCCGTTTCGTGGCGGGCTTCATCGGCCATGCCAATCTCCTGCCGGTGACGGTGCAAGGAGTGGTTGAGGGTGCGGCGGCCGGGCTTGTCAGGGTGCGGCTGGGCGACCTCGTCTTCGCGGCCGCGGCGCGCGAGGCGCTGTCCGGAGAGGCGATCCTGGCGCTGCGCTTCGAGCGGGTGCGCATCGGCGCGGCCGGCACGGGCGCGCCGGGCCAAGATCGTCCGGGCCAAGATCATCGGGGATCGGCGCAGGCGACCGGCGTGGTGCGGCAGATGATCTTCGGCGGCTCGACCGTGCAATATGTGGTGGGGCTCGACGCCGCGCCGGTGGAGATCACCGCCGAGCAGCCCCACGGCGCCGGTGCGCCCGTCTTCCCCCAGGGCACCCCCGTCACCCTCACCTGGGAGCCAGCCGATGGCCGCCTCTTCAAGCCGTGA
- a CDS encoding exported hypothetical protein (Evidence 5 : Unknown function): protein MAASSSREGGAALERGGISRLGMTSLRSAMALSLAALAMSAGAAFAFSCPGPKDRFEVLKRGRMVDFDLLHVREKGSEYRLGVYFGNHARAPLCENCRARKTNKEGDMAWTRDGFIVEVLKETGLKGFPAYIHVFEIDKISKKLDRRRMASLLNKIYRDDCDNPLLENGDIAP from the coding sequence ATGGCCGCCTCTTCAAGCCGTGAGGGCGGCGCGGCGCTGGAAAGGGGAGGGATATCCCGTCTCGGCATGACGTCGCTGCGCAGTGCCATGGCTCTCTCACTGGCGGCCTTGGCGATGAGCGCGGGGGCCGCATTCGCGTTTTCCTGCCCGGGGCCGAAGGATCGTTTCGAGGTGCTGAAACGCGGCCGCATGGTCGACTTCGATTTACTTCACGTCCGGGAGAAAGGGAGCGAATATCGCTTGGGCGTCTATTTTGGGAACCATGCCCGAGCACCCCTCTGTGAAAATTGCCGCGCACGAAAGACAAATAAAGAAGGTGACATGGCATGGACACGCGACGGTTTCATCGTCGAGGTTCTCAAAGAAACTGGCCTGAAAGGTTTCCCCGCTTATATCCATGTATTTGAAATAGATAAAATATCAAAGAAATTGGATAGGCGAAGAATGGCTAGCTTACTAAATAAGATTTACCGTGATGACTGCGATAACCCTCTCCTTGAGAACGGGGATATCGCCCCGTAA
- a CDS encoding conserved hypothetical protein (Evidence 4 : Unknown function but conserved in other organisms) — protein sequence MNIQQSHDDTEFVTIIGADMNEIHRAFQEQGLSERQFAIVHRAGRHSFTMANAGGGQRMFEGQHLIAATYARRAAD from the coding sequence ATGAACATTCAGCAGTCCCACGACGACACGGAGTTCGTCACGATCATCGGTGCCGACATGAACGAGATCCACCGGGCCTTCCAGGAACAGGGCCTCTCCGAGCGCCAGTTTGCCATTGTCCATCGCGCCGGCCGGCACAGCTTCACCATGGCGAATGCCGGTGGCGGCCAACGAATGTTCGAGGGCCAGCACTTGATCGCCGCCACCTATGCACGGCGGGCGGCCGACTGA